From Firmicutes bacterium CAG:345, the proteins below share one genomic window:
- a CDS encoding macro domain protein (product inferred by homology to UniProt): protein MKLEIIKGSVVDSKCDVIVNAANEGLQAGGGVCGAIFSAAGFSKLQRECNAIGWCKTGHAVMTNGYNLKAKHIIHAVGPVDCNAGKLKGAFYNSLVLADSNNLKTIGLVPISSGIFGFPLDQCADIAVRVILGYQATSLDTCYMYCYKDNEYQVFKDTLNRYLK from the coding sequence ATGAAATTAGAAATAATAAAAGGAAGTGTAGTTGATTCTAAATGCGATGTTATAGTCAACGCAGCTAATGAAGGTCTTCAGGCTGGAGGCGGAGTCTGTGGAGCTATTTTTTCTGCTGCCGGTTTTTCAAAACTTCAAAGAGAATGCAATGCTATTGGTTGGTGTAAAACAGGACATGCTGTTATGACTAATGGGTATAATTTAAAAGCTAAGCATATTATTCATGCTGTTGGTCCAGTAGATTGCAATGCTGGTAAGCTAAAAGGGGCTTTTTATAATTCTTTAGTTTTAGCGGATTCTAACAATTTGAAAACCATCGGTTTAGTTCCTATTTCTTCTGGTATATTTGGCTTTCCTCTTGACCAATGTGCTGATATTGCTGTTAGAGTAATATTAGGATATCAAGCTACATCATTAGATACTTGTTATATGTATTGTTATAAGGATAATGAATATCAGGTATTTAAAGATACTTTAAATAGATATCTTAAATAG
- a CDS encoding putative uncharacterized protein (product inferred by homology to UniProt) — protein MISKKRALEILNIALKTGAEYAEIYQQEEIKRVISVNFKRVDVVSTSLIAGIGLRLIKNGKQVYGYTSDLSLKSLNNLAEQLSSSFEGEQEVFVKELNSPKKKTINEVLKPIEDVSTEVILAKLKLAEKAAYDVSEQIVNCNVAFLGDINNVTVFNSDGVVTSDLRSNVRGIVAVTSMNEKGSYGSHFEGPGAMGGYEKFEAVDLVELAKHSADMAIKKSNAPDSPSGNMTVVLGNAFGGVLFHEACGHPLEACAIATNMSKMTGKLGEKIASDVVTAVDDGTINGAWGSINYDDEGHESTKNVLIKNGVLQNYMVDRFYGKKLGLEATGSERRQSYRFLPTTRMTNTYIAAGKSKPEEVIASVKYGLYLKSFRGGSVDPSTNNFNFSCDEAYIIRDGKICELVKPVILVGFGYEILKKIDMVADDLKLAAGNCGSSSGNVYVQVGQPTLRISGITVGGSMKEGEAE, from the coding sequence ATGATTTCTAAAAAAAGAGCACTAGAGATTTTGAATATCGCTTTAAAAACCGGTGCAGAATACGCAGAAATTTATCAACAAGAAGAAATTAAAAGAGTTATTTCCGTCAATTTTAAAAGAGTTGATGTCGTATCTACTTCTCTTATTGCTGGTATTGGTTTGCGTCTTATAAAAAATGGTAAACAAGTATATGGATATACTTCAGATTTGTCTTTGAAGAGTTTGAATAATTTGGCTGAACAGCTTTCTTCTTCTTTCGAAGGTGAACAAGAGGTTTTTGTTAAAGAGTTGAATTCTCCTAAGAAAAAGACTATCAATGAAGTTTTAAAACCGATAGAAGATGTTTCTACTGAAGTAATTTTAGCAAAACTTAAATTAGCTGAAAAAGCTGCATATGATGTTTCTGAACAAATAGTTAACTGCAATGTTGCTTTTTTAGGTGATATCAATAATGTTACTGTCTTTAATTCAGATGGTGTAGTTACCAGTGATTTGCGTTCTAATGTCAGAGGTATTGTTGCTGTTACTTCTATGAATGAAAAAGGCAGTTATGGTTCTCATTTTGAAGGCCCAGGCGCAATGGGTGGCTATGAAAAATTTGAAGCTGTTGATCTTGTTGAATTAGCTAAACATTCTGCTGATATGGCAATTAAAAAGAGCAATGCTCCAGATTCACCTTCAGGAAATATGACAGTTGTTTTAGGCAATGCTTTCGGTGGTGTTTTATTTCATGAAGCTTGCGGTCATCCTCTTGAAGCTTGTGCTATTGCCACCAATATGTCAAAGATGACTGGAAAGCTTGGTGAGAAGATTGCAAGCGACGTTGTAACTGCTGTTGATGATGGAACTATTAATGGAGCTTGGGGTTCTATTAATTATGATGATGAAGGTCATGAATCTACAAAGAATGTTCTCATTAAAAATGGTGTTTTACAAAATTATATGGTCGATAGATTCTATGGTAAGAAATTAGGTCTTGAAGCTACAGGATCTGAAAGAAGACAATCTTATAGATTTTTACCAACGACGAGAATGACCAATACTTATATTGCAGCGGGTAAAAGTAAACCGGAAGAAGTTATTGCCAGCGTTAAATATGGTTTATATTTGAAGTCTTTCCGCGGAGGTTCAGTAGATCCTTCGACAAATAACTTCAATTTCTCTTGCGATGAAGCTTATATAATTCGCGATGGTAAAATCTGCGAATTAGTTAAACCGGTAATTCTTGTTGGTTTTGGCTATGAGATTTTAAAGAAAATTGATATGGTAGCTGATGATTTAAAGTTGGCTGCTGGTAATTGTGGTTCATCTTCTGGTAATGTCTACGTTCAAGTTGGTCAACCTACTTTAAGAATTTCCGGAATTACTGTTGGTGGTTCGATGAAAGAAGGAGAAGCAGAATGA
- a CDS encoding predicted inactivated Zn-dependent peptidase PMBA ortholog (product inferred by homology to UniProt) produces the protein MKLTQVLEKAKAQGINDLILKYGVSSSLDVNFVGGELQNTTFSNDFSFVARGGIDGKLVSFSSDTLDNKTVELMVKTMKDQKNYTQPYDTDLIIDKPDFPYAKNKTYYSQLTKLQVPDLVKIGEELSKAVASKDPRIKNTEIEVGVSSSSSEFLNSKGLNLKSKSSYLIVSCQVVAEEGKETVSDYVLKTYTNVKKVNVNKIADEVSKKTLAKLHGKAGVGGTKTCLLKPAAFDSIVSIITGHFSMFDVDRKMSLLVDKLDKKVFSDLLTIEEKPNTNDIFSESYDGEGYPTSNKVLVEKGVIKTYLYDQEMAKKYNHVPTGNGYGSPVVHPGVSKIEISSGETKEKDLIKSIADGYVITSLTGGNAGIDYQTGGFTLSAEGFYVKNGRIKYAVNQFTIGGDVISFLQNVIGLSDKQEDLFGGDKIPSALVKDVVVSC, from the coding sequence ATGAAATTAACTCAAGTATTAGAAAAAGCTAAAGCTCAAGGAATTAATGATTTAATTTTAAAATATGGTGTGAGTTCAAGTCTTGATGTTAATTTTGTCGGTGGAGAACTTCAAAATACAACTTTCAGCAATGATTTTTCTTTTGTTGCTAGAGGTGGAATAGATGGTAAACTTGTAAGTTTTTCCAGCGATACATTGGATAATAAGACAGTTGAGTTAATGGTAAAAACCATGAAGGATCAAAAAAATTATACTCAACCTTATGATACTGATTTAATCATTGATAAGCCTGATTTTCCTTATGCAAAAAATAAAACTTATTATTCTCAACTTACTAAACTTCAAGTTCCTGATCTTGTAAAAATTGGCGAAGAACTTTCTAAGGCGGTTGCTAGCAAAGATCCACGAATTAAAAACACGGAAATTGAAGTTGGTGTCAGTTCTTCTAGCAGCGAATTTTTAAATAGCAAAGGCTTAAATTTAAAAAGCAAAAGTTCTTATTTAATTGTCTCTTGCCAAGTTGTTGCTGAAGAAGGGAAAGAAACTGTTTCTGACTATGTTTTAAAAACATATACAAATGTTAAAAAGGTTAATGTTAATAAAATTGCTGATGAAGTCAGCAAAAAGACTTTAGCTAAACTCCATGGAAAAGCTGGTGTTGGTGGAACTAAAACTTGTTTATTAAAACCTGCCGCTTTTGATTCCATCGTATCAATTATCACTGGTCATTTTTCTATGTTTGATGTTGATAGAAAGATGTCTTTACTTGTCGATAAGTTAGATAAGAAAGTTTTTTCTGATCTTTTAACAATAGAAGAAAAACCTAATACCAATGATATTTTCTCAGAAAGTTATGATGGCGAAGGCTATCCTACTTCTAATAAGGTTCTTGTCGAAAAAGGTGTTATCAAAACTTATCTTTATGACCAAGAAATGGCTAAAAAGTATAATCATGTTCCAACTGGTAACGGATATGGTTCTCCAGTAGTTCATCCAGGTGTTTCTAAAATTGAAATAAGTTCTGGTGAAACAAAAGAGAAAGATTTAATTAAATCAATTGCTGATGGTTATGTAATTACTTCTTTAACTGGTGGCAATGCAGGTATTGATTATCAAACAGGAGGATTTACTCTTTCTGCTGAAGGCTTCTATGTCAAAAATGGTCGCATTAAATATGCGGTAAATCAATTTACTATCGGTGGAGATGTCATTTCTTTCTTACAAAATGTTATCGGTCTTTCTGATAAACAAGAAGATTTATTCGGTGGTGACAAGATTCCTTCTGCTTTAGTTAAAGATGTTGTTGTCTCTTGCTAA
- a CDS encoding major facilitator superfamily MFS_1 (product inferred by homology to UniProt) has protein sequence MKKLTFRHWLSLILIGLTGQFAWTIENMYFNVYLFNTISQNYSYISAMVAASAVVATLTTLLIGVLSDRLGKRKAIVVSGYILWGIVTGSFGFITVDNIKTMFPLVNAEMMAAIIVVIMDCVMTFFGSSANDAAFNAYITDITDDGNRGKVEGVLAILPLVSMLVIIGGFSWMTDKGMWLPFYLIFGGLTIVVGIVALFVMPKDVVEPNKEANYLANLIYGFKPNVIKNNPKLYVGFIGFFIYQMAVQVFFPYLMIYLQRYLNLENYAILLGIVLILASIFSVVFGLFVDRIGKLKVLAPAIVFMALGLLLMYFIRPGDNASWMLIVFGTLMMIGYMVVASVYNALIRDYTPKDKVGLFQGIRMIFQVALPMCTGPFIGSAIISTSPTYVDEFNRVVHYPNPEMFLGAAGVLILSVIPALILVKMNKKKEETNEVC, from the coding sequence ATGAAAAAATTAACTTTTAGACATTGGTTAAGTTTGATTCTTATTGGACTTACTGGACAATTTGCTTGGACTATTGAGAATATGTATTTCAATGTTTATCTTTTTAATACAATTTCTCAAAACTACAGCTATATTTCAGCGATGGTTGCTGCGAGTGCGGTTGTTGCTACTTTAACTACTTTATTGATAGGTGTTTTATCTGATCGTCTTGGTAAAAGAAAGGCGATAGTTGTAAGTGGTTATATTCTTTGGGGAATAGTAACAGGGTCTTTTGGTTTTATTACGGTAGATAATATTAAGACTATGTTCCCACTTGTCAATGCGGAGATGATGGCGGCGATTATTGTTGTCATAATGGATTGTGTTATGACATTTTTTGGAAGCAGTGCTAATGATGCAGCTTTCAATGCTTATATTACCGATATAACAGATGATGGAAACCGCGGTAAAGTTGAAGGTGTTTTAGCTATATTGCCGCTTGTTTCTATGCTTGTTATCATCGGTGGTTTCAGTTGGATGACCGATAAAGGAATGTGGCTGCCCTTCTATTTGATCTTTGGTGGTCTTACTATTGTTGTTGGTATTGTCGCATTATTTGTTATGCCAAAAGATGTGGTTGAACCGAATAAAGAGGCTAATTATTTAGCTAATTTAATCTATGGCTTTAAACCTAATGTCATAAAAAATAATCCGAAATTATATGTTGGTTTTATTGGTTTTTTCATTTATCAGATGGCCGTTCAAGTATTCTTCCCATATTTGATGATCTATTTACAAAGATATTTGAATTTAGAAAACTATGCTATTTTACTTGGAATTGTTCTGATTTTAGCCTCTATTTTCAGCGTTGTCTTCGGTCTTTTTGTCGATAGAATAGGAAAGCTTAAAGTGTTAGCTCCAGCTATTGTGTTTATGGCTTTAGGGTTATTATTGATGTATTTCATAAGACCTGGAGATAATGCCAGTTGGATGTTAATTGTCTTTGGAACTTTGATGATGATTGGTTATATGGTTGTCGCTTCGGTTTATAATGCTTTGATTCGCGATTATACTCCAAAAGATAAAGTTGGCTTATTCCAAGGAATTAGAATGATTTTCCAAGTTGCTCTTCCTATGTGCACTGGTCCATTTATCGGCAGCGCTATTATTTCTACAAGTCCTACTTATGTCGACGAATTCAATCGTGTTGTTCATTATCCAAATCCAGAAATGTTTTTAGGAGCTGCTGGTGTTTTAATATTATCGGTTATTCCGGCTTTAATTTTGGTCAAAATGAATAAGAAGAAAGAGGAAACAAATGAAGTTTGTTGA
- a CDS encoding glycoside hydrolase family 2 sugar binding (product inferred by homology to UniProt), with the protein MKFVDIPYLSKQFHRKDYCLLNGIWNLVILNELDNKIYEGKVNVPFGLETEDSGVNHILLKNEIAIYSLDFEKIDLKEDETCLLHFLAVDQIAEVTLNGINIGIHEGGYTPFEFDIGEHLKENNHLEVRVKDYTMDGPFSYGKQKIKRGGIWYTPTSGIIQDVYLEKVKKNRITSIKVTPNVDGSNIELIVKTTSADKKCFLRINSNVVSCETNTKNVIAINNPNYWSPEKPYLYRIEVLFDKDIISSYFGFRKIEVKKDSQGIERVYLNNKPIFLSGLLDQGYYSSGYTAKDKEEYENDIKLIKKYGFNTLRKHIKLEHPYFYYLCDKYGVLVIQDFINGGSKYKFRVITVPALLPIKYDDTKYKAFGRLDEQGREFYKKESENIIDVLYNHPSVVAYTVFNEAWGQFDSKKMTEYFKGLDSTRLYDSTSGWHDTKSGNFISRHVYFKKFKLKLDGTSRAFLLSEFGGYGLKINGHIFSEAYFCYKKTKDKKHFKNSIYKLYSHEIIPAIKKGLCGSIYTQLADVEDELNGLVTFDRKEKITDDTLKKINLQIEKEMKKIN; encoded by the coding sequence ATGAAGTTTGTTGATATTCCTTATTTATCTAAACAATTTCATCGAAAGGATTATTGTCTTTTAAATGGAATATGGAATCTTGTTATTTTAAATGAATTAGATAATAAGATATATGAAGGAAAGGTCAATGTTCCTTTTGGCTTAGAGACAGAAGATAGCGGAGTTAATCATATTCTTTTAAAAAATGAAATTGCTATATATTCTTTAGATTTTGAAAAGATAGATTTAAAAGAAGATGAAACTTGTTTATTACATTTTTTAGCAGTTGATCAAATTGCTGAAGTGACATTAAACGGAATTAATATTGGTATCCATGAAGGTGGATATACTCCTTTTGAATTTGATATCGGTGAGCATTTAAAAGAGAACAATCATTTAGAAGTCAGAGTAAAAGACTATACGATGGATGGTCCTTTTAGCTATGGTAAACAGAAGATTAAAAGAGGAGGCATTTGGTATACTCCAACTAGTGGTATTATTCAGGATGTATATCTTGAAAAAGTTAAGAAGAATAGAATAACTTCAATTAAGGTTACACCTAATGTAGATGGTAGCAATATAGAATTGATAGTTAAAACTACAAGCGCTGATAAAAAATGCTTTTTAAGAATTAATAGCAATGTGGTTTCTTGTGAAACCAATACAAAGAATGTTATTGCTATTAATAATCCTAATTATTGGTCCCCTGAAAAGCCATATTTATATAGAATAGAAGTGTTATTTGATAAGGATATTATTTCTTCTTATTTCGGTTTTAGAAAAATTGAAGTAAAAAAAGATTCTCAGGGAATAGAAAGAGTATATTTAAATAATAAACCTATATTTTTAAGCGGGTTATTAGATCAAGGCTATTATTCTTCTGGATATACCGCTAAAGATAAAGAAGAATATGAAAATGATATTAAGCTCATAAAGAAATATGGGTTTAATACTTTAAGAAAACATATTAAGTTGGAACATCCATATTTTTATTATCTATGTGATAAATATGGTGTTTTAGTTATTCAAGATTTTATCAATGGTGGCAGTAAATATAAGTTTAGAGTTATCACTGTTCCGGCTTTATTACCTATTAAATATGATGATACAAAATATAAAGCTTTTGGTCGTTTAGATGAACAAGGCCGAGAATTTTATAAAAAAGAATCAGAAAATATAATCGATGTTTTATATAATCATCCTTCTGTTGTTGCTTATACAGTTTTTAATGAAGCTTGGGGACAATTTGATAGCAAGAAGATGACAGAATATTTTAAAGGGCTTGATAGCACCAGACTTTATGATAGTACCAGCGGTTGGCACGATACTAAATCTGGTAATTTCATCAGCCGCCATGTCTATTTTAAAAAGTTTAAATTGAAATTAGATGGAACTTCCCGGGCTTTCTTATTATCAGAATTTGGCGGTTATGGATTAAAGATTAATGGCCATATTTTCAGTGAAGCTTATTTCTGTTATAAGAAAACAAAGGATAAAAAGCATTTCAAAAATTCTATTTATAAACTTTATTCCCATGAGATTATTCCTGCTATTAAAAAAGGACTATGTGGTTCTATTTATACTCAGTTAGCTGATGTTGAAGATGAATTAAATGGTTTGGTTACTTTTGATAGAAAAGAAAAAATTACAGATGATACTTTGAAGAAAATCAATTTGCAGATAGAAAAGGAAATGAAGAAGATAAACTGA
- a CDS encoding unknown (no significant homology to UniProt), which translates to MHEKSIFIALIGAAVLGLTSCTTNNSSSSVSSSSSSSSTVSSSSSSSVSTSSSSRPSSTVTSSSSSSSSSSSSTSTSTKAFTDEELGLIKGHFIGENYELDISASSPRLLDLSYESYQDLSIIDIKTEKYTSTTLTDSETKAGLEFDVDYVYLKENSTSFRYRVFIPKEENASLSLERLNNGKWSTIDSLYPWDDNFVGTWATTVSTAGFVRTAVFSDEFIQPFSDSDIKVPTGYEYYGKSIWYPQFVTSLDYSTGGYKTYSAVLAYDANDFSYPMATYRLGESTDPNYPISIYDTSWDMEYYYPSAEYYKGSWYTSDGQLTISEGENAGEFIYNGKTYSASVNKEEGYGWATTLTADGETISLHPFVGGFSLEKDGTALDAVKYNPDGLVGTWLYNNSEIKVFNDYDDDWNEVLKVTVDGNEVAHTFAAKDKQFAIGFEFKGKQAYLTPYFDNSVAVLDLDGDAYYTCSKEIYQRYFVNAGQMYSSNTVGDSKNVLDTLEVLEDYSLKLNGVTYDVDYGFDEEKGVVSLKFYYEDVNEYSLYVYSKDIFLLEKSDEDGDYSIFATKEYLDTFVSDWTKRGEKASLVINSDYTVTTGNVTYSTVFDYDESSSTFFLFYIDSTATTINALEISEGTLIAQEISLTNSGAELLSTSWYIKTEDYKKIEGTYVYIGEKGKEYVIVDDSEVVKITTNVNGEYVLKEYTGDDNLRFSYYNDQICLTFRDDNSGLFIYIYTDGVTFNFFDQFHYIQSALVDNQGYFTDGTNVLSIGGKAIYYNGTKATLVSAQGDKIVFTVSGVTYTATISGSTAVVSGGESDVTLTKGDFDLKNFAGTWTDSGTEYTLTTTEKEDGSLQYSFTFGATTLTDYQVSVEDGKTKVTFSNLSTIYTITLGDNGETTLTVTSSIPLPPPPPPLL; encoded by the coding sequence ATGCATGAAAAATCTATCTTTATCGCATTGATTGGTGCTGCTGTTTTGGGTTTGACTTCTTGTACTACTAATAATTCTTCATCTTCTGTCTCTTCATCTTCTTCTAGCTCTAGTACAGTTAGTTCATCTAGTTCTAGTTCTGTTAGTACAAGTTCCTCAAGTAGACCATCTAGCACAGTTACCTCGTCTTCCTCATCTTCTAGCTCTAGTTCTTCTTCTACTTCTACAAGTACAAAAGCTTTCACCGATGAAGAATTAGGATTAATAAAAGGTCATTTTATCGGTGAAAATTATGAACTTGATATTTCTGCTAGTTCACCTCGTTTATTAGATCTTAGTTATGAATCTTATCAAGATTTAAGTATTATTGATATTAAAACTGAAAAATATACCAGTACTACTTTAACTGACTCAGAAACCAAAGCTGGATTAGAATTTGATGTTGATTATGTTTATCTCAAAGAAAATTCTACTTCTTTCAGATATCGTGTTTTTATTCCTAAAGAAGAAAATGCTTCGTTATCTTTAGAAAGACTTAATAATGGAAAATGGTCAACTATCGATAGTTTATATCCATGGGATGATAATTTTGTTGGTACTTGGGCTACCACAGTTTCTACTGCTGGTTTCGTTCGCACAGCGGTTTTCTCTGATGAATTTATTCAACCTTTTTCAGATTCTGATATCAAAGTTCCTACTGGATATGAATATTATGGAAAATCTATTTGGTATCCTCAATTTGTCACAAGCTTAGATTATTCTACTGGAGGATATAAAACTTATTCAGCAGTTTTAGCCTATGATGCTAATGACTTTTCATATCCGATGGCTACTTATAGATTAGGAGAATCTACGGATCCTAATTATCCTATTTCTATTTATGATACCAGTTGGGATATGGAATACTATTATCCAAGCGCTGAATATTATAAGGGCAGTTGGTATACCAGCGATGGTCAACTCACTATTTCTGAAGGTGAAAATGCTGGTGAATTTATCTATAATGGCAAAACTTATTCCGCCTCTGTTAATAAAGAAGAAGGTTATGGTTGGGCTACTACTTTAACTGCTGATGGTGAAACTATTTCCTTACATCCTTTTGTCGGTGGCTTCTCTTTAGAAAAAGATGGAACAGCTTTAGATGCTGTTAAATATAATCCTGATGGTCTTGTCGGAACTTGGTTATATAATAATTCAGAAATCAAAGTCTTTAATGATTATGATGATGACTGGAATGAAGTTTTAAAAGTTACAGTTGATGGTAATGAGGTTGCTCATACTTTTGCGGCAAAAGATAAACAATTTGCTATCGGCTTTGAATTTAAGGGAAAACAAGCCTATTTAACTCCTTACTTTGATAATTCTGTTGCTGTTTTGGATTTGGATGGCGATGCATATTACACATGCTCTAAAGAAATTTATCAGCGTTATTTTGTTAATGCTGGACAAATGTATAGCAGCAACACTGTAGGTGATAGTAAGAATGTTCTTGATACTTTGGAAGTTTTAGAAGATTATTCTTTAAAACTTAATGGAGTAACATATGATGTTGATTATGGTTTTGATGAAGAAAAAGGTGTAGTCAGTCTTAAATTCTATTATGAAGATGTCAATGAATATTCTTTATATGTTTATAGCAAGGATATCTTCTTGCTTGAAAAGAGTGATGAAGATGGTGATTATTCTATTTTTGCTACCAAAGAATATCTTGATACTTTTGTTAGCGATTGGACAAAAAGAGGAGAAAAAGCTTCTTTAGTGATCAACAGCGATTATACAGTAACTACAGGTAATGTTACTTATTCTACTGTCTTTGATTATGATGAAAGCAGTTCAACATTCTTCTTATTCTATATCGATAGTACTGCTACAACTATCAATGCTTTAGAAATTTCTGAAGGTACTCTTATCGCTCAAGAAATCAGTTTGACAAATTCTGGAGCTGAACTTCTTTCTACAAGTTGGTATATTAAGACAGAAGACTATAAGAAGATTGAAGGTACTTATGTCTATATCGGTGAAAAAGGAAAAGAATATGTTATCGTTGATGATTCAGAAGTTGTTAAAATTACAACTAATGTCAATGGAGAATATGTTTTAAAAGAATATACTGGAGATGATAATCTTCGCTTCAGTTATTATAATGATCAAATATGTTTGACATTTAGAGATGATAATTCAGGTTTATTCATCTATATCTATACAGATGGAGTAACATTTAATTTCTTTGATCAATTCCATTATATTCAAAGTGCTTTAGTTGATAATCAAGGCTATTTCACTGATGGTACTAATGTTTTATCTATCGGTGGTAAAGCTATTTATTACAATGGAACAAAAGCTACTTTAGTCAGTGCTCAAGGCGATAAGATTGTATTTACAGTTAGTGGAGTAACTTATACTGCTACTATTTCTGGTTCAACTGCGGTTGTTTCTGGCGGTGAAAGTGATGTCACTTTAACTAAAGGTGACTTTGATCTTAAAAACTTTGCTGGTACTTGGACCGATAGTGGAACAGAATATACTTTAACAACCACCGAAAAAGAAGATGGTTCTTTACAATATTCCTTCACCTTCGGAGCCACTACATTAACTGATTATCAAGTATCTGTTGAAGATGGAAAAACTAAAGTTACATTCTCAAATTTAAGTACAATATATACTATTACTCTTGGTGATAATGGAGAAACTACTTTAACAGTTACTTCTTCTATTCCTCTTCCTCCACCACCTCCACCACTTCTTTAA
- a CDS encoding unknown (no significant homology to UniProt), whose product MNKKIFLPAILLALTLTSCGNPVTSSSASSSSSSSVTSSTVSSSTPSSSSSSSSFNTASSSTPSSSTSSSSSSSSSSYTPNTSGAYSEWPTADLAELGFTIPEYPADSYDFYDFTIVGLGITLYCYKGNLDASSILEYGEILIDNGFTFVQTSGEVDIYLSDDGTVNIGVGYYSDLNCLVISLASVAQAEAWPEDKINNFFGYEISVPSVPGVTEYYWTTTTNSEDAAITFTSETDVKDAYL is encoded by the coding sequence ATGAATAAGAAAATCTTTTTACCCGCTATCTTGTTAGCTTTAACATTAACTAGCTGTGGGAATCCCGTCACTTCTTCTAGTGCTTCATCAAGTTCTAGTTCTTCTGTTACTTCTAGTACTGTAAGTTCTAGTACACCTTCTTCTAGTTCTTCTTCCTCTTCTTTTAATACTGCTTCATCTAGTACACCTTCTTCTTCAACTAGTTCTTCTTCTAGTTCTAGTTCTAGCTCTTATACTCCAAACACTTCTGGTGCTTATAGTGAATGGCCAACAGCAGATTTAGCTGAATTAGGTTTTACTATTCCAGAATATCCTGCTGATAGTTATGATTTTTATGATTTTACTATTGTTGGTTTAGGCATTACTTTATATTGCTATAAGGGAAATCTTGATGCCTCTTCTATTCTTGAATATGGTGAAATCTTAATTGATAATGGTTTTACTTTTGTTCAAACAAGTGGAGAAGTCGATATTTATTTAAGTGATGATGGCACAGTTAATATCGGTGTTGGTTACTATAGTGATTTAAATTGCTTAGTAATTTCTTTAGCTAGTGTTGCACAAGCTGAAGCATGGCCAGAAGACAAAATTAATAATTTCTTCGGCTATGAAATTTCTGTTCCTTCTGTTCCAGGAGTAACAGAATATTATTGGACTACTACAACAAACTCTGAAGATGCTGCTATTACCTTTACAAGTGAAACAGATGTTAAAGATGCTTATCTTTAA